The segment GAAAGCCGCGTTGGGTCCCGGCCACTACGCGCTCGGTCGCGGACATCTGGCGCTACGCAGGTATGCTGAAGCAGAAAAATACCTTCGACAGGCGTGGGACACTTACGATTACAACGCTCCTGAGGTCGCGTACGCGCTCGGACTCGCAAAGGCCATGTTGTACAGACAGGAGCTGCAAAGCCTTGAAAGAATTCCAAACGCAGAGCAAAGGGAAACCCGTAAGAGGGAAATCGAGAAGGCACTTCGCGATCCCGCTTTGGGCTGGCTCCGGCAGGGTGAGGCGGCTGCTGGAGAATCCGGTAAATACGGAGAGGCGGTTGTGGCGTACCTGGAAAAGAAAAACGAGGAAACCCAACAGAAAGCAATGGAGAGTCTCCGAAAGTTTCCCTGGTTGTACGAAGCCAGAAAGTTAATTGGTGATTCCTACCTTGCGATTGGGAACTTGCGGCGGGATGAGGGCAGGAACGAAGAGGCAATGGCAAACTACGAAAAAGCGCAGGCTGCCTACGCTGAAGCTTCCAGTAAAGCCAGCAGTGACGCTGAAGTGTATTTACAGAACTGCGGGTTGCAAGTGGAAATCATGACGCTGCAAACGTATCAGACCGGCGCCTCTCCGGAAAAAGCGTATGAGGATGCGCTGACCGCGTGCAAAAAAGCTTCCATCGCCGATCCTGAAATGGTGGACTCTTTCAACGGCGCTGCGGCTGCCCATTTGCGATGGGCGGAATTCCAGATTCCGAAAGGGGAAGATCCGCGTCCTGCTTTGCAGAAAGCGATTGTAGCATCGCAACATGCATCGGGTTTGAATTCAAAAGATGAAAAATCCAGGCGCATGATCGGCACGGCTTATGAAATCCAGGCCGAATACGAGATCAATCACGGAATGAATCCGGCCACATCCTTGAAACAGGCGGCAACGGAATACAAAGCCGCTCTTCAAATCAATCCGAGTTTGATTGCCGCACTCGAAGGACTGGGGAGAGTAGCGATTTTTACAGGCAAAGTTGATTTGATGCGGGGACAGGATCCACGCCAATCGGTGGACGCATCGATCGGTTATTATCGAAAGGCACTAAGCTTGAACCAGAACCTCGCCTACAACCACAACAACCTCGGATCTGCATTTTTCCTGAAAGCACAATTTGAAATGATGCGCGGTCTGGATCCACGCTCCTCTCTGGATGAAGCAGGAAAGAGTTATCATAAAGCCTCTGATATCAATCCAGGCCTTCCGGCAATCTTCATCAATCTCGGCAGCGTTTACACAAACAAAGCACTGTATGAGATCGGTCATGGTTTGAATCCCACCCAATCCACGGACCTTGTTATACAAATGTCACGCAAGGCAATCGCAAGGAATCCTCAGAATGCGATGGCTTTCGATTCGCTATCCGCCGGTTACTCCGTCCGATCTCAATATGAAATGAAAGCCGGACTCGATGCGGAAGTTTCTTTGGAGCAGGCGCTTGAAAACAGCCGGAAAGCGAACCAGATCAATCCCTCGTTTGATGTCGGGCGCGTGAATCTTGCGAGCATCCTGACCGACAAAGCACTGTTCCTTTACCAACAAAAGAAGTCATTGAATAATGTCCTTTCCGAAGCGATAGAAGCTCACGACACTGCAATACGAATTAATCCAAACCGGCCTGAGCCGCATCTCACGTACGGAAATCTATACATCATTGCCGCGCGGGATGAGATTCGTTCCGGCAAAGATCCGTATCGGAATTTAAAACTGGCACACTCCCGCTTTGATAAGGCTTTGGAACTCTATCCTGAATTCGCCGAAGCGCGGCAGGGGAAAGCGGAGAGCTTCTACTGGCAGGCGTATTCACTTTTGAATCGCGGGCGAAATGGAGCGACTGAAATCGATCTGGGTTTCAGGGAGGTTGAGAAGGCGATTGGATTAAACTCTCAACTTGCTGAAGCGTACGCCATTCGAGGAATGCTGGAATTGCTGC is part of the bacterium genome and harbors:
- a CDS encoding protein kinase produces the protein MQEYTAESFPFVFADRYRIDSLIGIGGMGKIYKAYDLVLHRSVALKFVLTDNPELERRLLREAQAQAKVEDDCICKIFDFGQAEGRLYIAMHYVEGEPFERAAALNIQEKARLMKRVAEAIHVAHQSGLVHRDIKPSNILLERTADGQMRPTILDFGLVRDTTKPDESRSGSVHGTPFYMSPEQALGHVHQVDGRSDIYSIGATFYELFTGHQPFEGQVVEVFIKVIEEEPQPARKMNPFVPDEINTILMKCLEKDRSQRYESAKALSEDLGRFLDGEPILGTPVTWTSRTIRKAKKHRTVSILFAAALIVILLSAGFAIRTWLISREKIRYATEFGQEVKYLEQTLRHMYTSPLHDVRKEEAAAELRLKAIVQRMKSETKAALGPGHYALGRGHLALRRYAEAEKYLRQAWDTYDYNAPEVAYALGLAKAMLYRQELQSLERIPNAEQRETRKREIEKALRDPALGWLRQGEAAAGESGKYGEAVVAYLEKKNEETQQKAMESLRKFPWLYEARKLIGDSYLAIGNLRRDEGRNEEAMANYEKAQAAYAEASSKASSDAEVYLQNCGLQVEIMTLQTYQTGASPEKAYEDALTACKKASIADPEMVDSFNGAAAAHLRWAEFQIPKGEDPRPALQKAIVASQHASGLNSKDEKSRRMIGTAYEIQAEYEINHGMNPATSLKQAATEYKAALQINPSLIAALEGLGRVAIFTGKVDLMRGQDPRQSVDASIGYYRKALSLNQNLAYNHNNLGSAFFLKAQFEMMRGLDPRSSLDEAGKSYHKASDINPGLPAIFINLGSVYTNKALYEIGHGLNPTQSTDLVIQMSRKAIARNPQNAMAFDSLSAGYSVRSQYEMKAGLDAEVSLEQALENSRKANQINPSFDVGRVNLASILTDKALFLYQQKKSLNNVLSEAIEAHDTAIRINPNRPEPHLTYGNLYIIAARDEIRSGKDPYRNLKLAHSRFDKALELYPEFAEARQGKAESFYWQAYSLLNRGRNGATEIDLGFREVEKAIGLNSQLAEAYAIRGMLELLQNRSMQGEASIRKAIGLNGNLKTRYEPYLTSLKRN